From the genome of Desmodus rotundus isolate HL8 chromosome 2, HLdesRot8A.1, whole genome shotgun sequence, one region includes:
- the YBEY gene encoding endoribonuclease YbeY isoform X1: MSLVLRNLQRAVPLRRVPLRHRMEIVRNILGVQKFDLGIICVDNKSIQHINRIYRDKNLPTDVLSFPFHENLKAGEIPQPNFPDDYNLGDIFLGVEYIFQQRKENEDYYDTLTVTATHGLCHLLGFTHSTEATWQKMYQKEEQVLEELGRCMGLRLQPLSRGLF; encoded by the exons ATGAGTCTggtgctcagaaacctgcagcGAGCTGTCCCCCTCCGAAGAGTGCCGCTCCGCCACAGGATGGAGATAGTCAGGAATATTTTAGGGGTCCAAAAATTCGACCTGGGGATCATCTGTGTTGACAACAAGAGTATTCAGCACATCAACAGGATCTACAGAGACAAAAATCTCCCAACCGATGTGCTTTCTTTTCCGTTTCATGAG AATCTGAAAGCAGGTGAAATTCCCCAACCTAATTTTCCAGACGACTACAATCTGGGGGATATTTTCCTAGGAGTGGAGTATATCTTCCAGCAGCgcaaagaaaatgaagattacTATGACACCCTAACT GTGACTGCCACCCATGGGCTCTGTCATCTACTGGGCTTCACCCACAGCACAGAGGCCACTTGGCAGAAG ATGTACCAGAAGGAGGAGCAGGTGCTGGAGGAGCTGGGCCGGTGCATGGGGCTCAGGCTCCAGCCCCTGAGCAGGGGCCTTTTCTGA
- the YBEY gene encoding endoribonuclease YbeY isoform X2, whose translation MSLVLRNLQRAVPLRRVPLRHRMEIVRNILGVQKFDLGIICVDNKSIQHINRIYRDKNLPTDVLSFPFHENLKAGEIPQPNFPDDYNLGDIFLGVEYIFQQRKENEDYYDTLTMYQKEEQVLEELGRCMGLRLQPLSRGLF comes from the exons ATGAGTCTggtgctcagaaacctgcagcGAGCTGTCCCCCTCCGAAGAGTGCCGCTCCGCCACAGGATGGAGATAGTCAGGAATATTTTAGGGGTCCAAAAATTCGACCTGGGGATCATCTGTGTTGACAACAAGAGTATTCAGCACATCAACAGGATCTACAGAGACAAAAATCTCCCAACCGATGTGCTTTCTTTTCCGTTTCATGAG AATCTGAAAGCAGGTGAAATTCCCCAACCTAATTTTCCAGACGACTACAATCTGGGGGATATTTTCCTAGGAGTGGAGTATATCTTCCAGCAGCgcaaagaaaatgaagattacTATGACACCCTAACT ATGTACCAGAAGGAGGAGCAGGTGCTGGAGGAGCTGGGCCGGTGCATGGGGCTCAGGCTCCAGCCCCTGAGCAGGGGCCTTTTCTGA